The stretch of DNA GTGTCGGATCCGGTGCGGCCAGCGCCCGGTCGAGGCGCTCTGACCGCGTGCCTGTGGCCAGTTCTGCGGCCAGCATACCCGACAGGGTGCCGCGCGCCGTGCCCAGCCCATTCTGACAGCAGGCGGCATACAGGCCGTCATCCAGCGCGCGCACCACGCTGACATTGTTCCGGCTGAGGCACAGGCGCCCGCCCCAGCGGTACTGCATATCGACCTCCGGCAGCATCGGGAAGCGGGCGCGGAAGGCGCGGTCGTGGTCGCGCGCGACGCGGGCGATCCGGCGGTCGCTGACCTGCATGGCCGGGTCGAAAGTGAAGCGGTTGCGCACGATGATCCGGTCGCCCCCCGGCCCCGGTATCCGCCGCACGGTCGTGCCCATCGGGTCCGCCGGGGTGAGCCCCCAGACCGCCTGCCCCCCCAGCGCCGCATTTTCCCGCGCCGTCAGCGGCCGCGTCATGGAGGCGTAGGTGAAGACGTGCATGAGGCGGTTTCTGAGGTAGCCAAAGCTGTTGAGATGCCCGTTGACGGCCAGGATGACCTTGGGTGCCGTAACGGATCCGCCGGGTGTCGTCGCCGTCCAGCCGCCGGTGCGGTCGAGCGTGGTCACGGGGCTGTTTTCGAAGATCTGGACGCGGTTCGACGCAAGGCCCCGCGCCACGCCGCGCACGAAGGCAGCGGGTTGGATCATGGCCGTGCCCGCGGTGAAAAGACCGCTGCGGTAGTAGTCGGTTCCGGTGAGGGCAGCCATGTCGGCCCGATCGAGCCAGGTGTGGTCCTCGCCCATGGCAGAGAGGTGCGCGGCGTGGTCGCGGTTGTGCGCGTCCCCCTTGTCCGTGGCCGCCGCGTTGACCTTGCCGCTTTGGCAAAACACCTCTGGCCCGAGGCCGAAATCGGCGGCCATGCGGGCCGCAAAGCGGATCGCGTGACGGTTGTCGGCGGTCAGCGTCCTGTCCGCCGCAAGCGTGCCGCCGTAATCTGCCGAAGACAGGTCGTGCGGCAGGTCGATCATGAAGCCGGAGTTGCGCCCGGCGGGCCCTTCGGCAACCCGGCGCGCGTCCAGCACGACAATGCGGTCGCTGGGGCACAGCAGGGACAGGCGCCGGGCGGCGGCAAGACCGGCAAAGCCTGCGCCGATGACCAGCCAGTCGGAGATGGTGTTGCCTGCCAGCGGGCGCGCTGGCTCTGCCGGGGGCAAGAGGGTGTTCCAGGCGGCCGGACCGGGATCCACGGGCAGCTGGCTGACCTTGATCGCGGCCATGTCAGTGATCCTGGTTCAGCGCATCGGCGGCCGGGATCTCGCGTTCCCGGCGGGCGATATAGTCGCGCAGCGC from Tateyamaria omphalii encodes:
- a CDS encoding NAD(P)/FAD-dependent oxidoreductase — protein: MAAIKVSQLPVDPGPAAWNTLLPPAEPARPLAGNTISDWLVIGAGFAGLAAARRLSLLCPSDRIVVLDARRVAEGPAGRNSGFMIDLPHDLSSADYGGTLAADRTLTADNRHAIRFAARMAADFGLGPEVFCQSGKVNAAATDKGDAHNRDHAAHLSAMGEDHTWLDRADMAALTGTDYYRSGLFTAGTAMIQPAAFVRGVARGLASNRVQIFENSPVTTLDRTGGWTATTPGGSVTAPKVILAVNGHLNSFGYLRNRLMHVFTYASMTRPLTARENAALGGQAVWGLTPADPMGTTVRRIPGPGGDRIIVRNRFTFDPAMQVSDRRIARVARDHDRAFRARFPMLPEVDMQYRWGGRLCLSRNNVSVVRALDDGLYAACCQNGLGTARGTLSGMLAAELATGTRSERLDRALAAPDPTRLPPTVLAKPAANAFLRWQERKAGAEL